A region of the Pogoniulus pusillus isolate bPogPus1 chromosome 12, bPogPus1.pri, whole genome shotgun sequence genome:
AAACataccaatcaaacaaaaagtTTTGACTCTTAAATAGATCATCTCCATACTTCCCACCAGGGTTCTCCTGGTTTTGAGGTCTATTTCTCACCAAAGTATTGAAAAGAGAGCAATACTAGCACCAGAAGTACCTTTGAAGAGAACCATCTTCCCATAAAATACAGATTGTTGCCTACTACACAGTCTTTGATGTCAAGGTTTTAGGGAtaataatggaaaaaaatatttaattgaATTAATGTAAGTACTGAAGTTAGGAAAATTATTAGTCTAGAAAATTTACACTCTAGTAAGTGAGAAAAGTACAGAATCATTCTGAAAAGTGAGAATGAGAAATTTTAGAGTGGAACAGGATAAACAAGAGAAAGGCATTTCAAGGATACTGTTCAAGAAGAATGAAGAGCAAAATGGGGCACTAAGTAAGAAGCACTGTGAGAAAGGCCTGTAAAGATACAATCAAATGGTAGCAACAGAATATTCACATTTCTTGTTAAAAGACAGTTGAGCTGTGGCCCTGTGAAATCCCACTCAAAAGTTGTACTCCAGGCTCTCTGCTTCtcagttctcttttttttttcttcagttatACATGCTCACTGTGTTCCACCAGGTCTGAAGCTAAGATGCTCTTTTGAAGCTCCTCTTTTCTCACTTAACCTGGACCAGAGGCTATCTGCTGCAGGAATATCAGTAGTTCCTTATTTGTgatgctcagcaccacagcatgaAGAAAAACTTTATAACAAAACTCTTGTCTTGCTGTTCACTGAAAAAAGATTGTAATAACTTGTTTTATGATTCATATGTGCCTACTGTTAACACATGTGCCACCGTCTTCTTGCCCTCATCTGGAAGCACTACACAAGTTTGCTTTCCCCCTATTCAACGCACTCCTCTCCAGTCCCTTCCTACCACTCTTCTCACCAATGACTACATGCACACGTACCTTTCTGTCTCAACAGTTGATCTCAACAGTGGAACAGTAAACCATGTGGTTGTCACATGCAGGGAAACACAACTGGTAGGGAAATAACTTCAAGGGAGAAGCCACAcactctcttctccctcatAGTGGCAGTTTATACCACTGAGAATAAAGGTTTATCACCTGTCTTCATCTGCTAGAGCGTGCCTTactcttgcttttcttcttgtcAACAATGTTCTCTGTAACTCCACATCCATCCTGAGAACTGAAACAGAACATTCTGCTCAGAAACAGAAAAGTTTCAGCAGTTCTCAACAGTTACAGCATATATAGAAACTCTTTGGTTCACAGGACAGCCTGAGACATTATTTCAGCCAGCCCACAGCTatatgttttccttttactgGAAAGCACTAACAATGTAACTGTACATCTTGCTAATAGCACCTGAAAGAGCCATCAAGGTTGTTGAGCAAGATACATACTCTCCACCTTGAGAAAAACTGATACCTGAACTAATATATCTTAATAATCAATACAATAGTCTATCTTCCTATTAAGATGTCACCCAGACAAGCCTTTCAAGCCACCACAAGACATTATGAGAATAAGCAATATATTTGTAGCTCAGATCAGGTAAGTTATCAAATTCAAATTAAGTCTAGTGTCAGAAAAAATACTTCTGAAGGCCATTCTCTCCAGGGTTTTTGTAATTTTATGCAGTTCTTGGTATCACTTTTCTAGATGTACCAACTAAATACTGCTCTTAAGACTTTGTGAGCTCAGAGCAACAACAACCACAAGACCAGCTCTGCAAAAATATACTCCTCCACACacctggggaaaagaaagagtaCATTATTTTTCTTATCATCACTGCCACAGATGTTGGGGTGGACTTTTGTGCCTGGCAATTTGTCATCACAGCAGTGTATGGCTGACTTAAAGTGGTGAGTTAGGTCACATCtactccatttaaaaaaaagcaaTTTTAAAAGGACCATAAAAATCACTTGGTATGCTAAGTCATCCATTATGGCAACTTAAAATAGTTAAACTGCTGATACTTATCTTCATTCTGAGCCAAAATGGATTCCATCAATGCAATCTGCTTTCTATTTACTCTTGTGCAATGAATTTGATTTCAAATTAACTTTTTAGATTTGTCACAGGGTTAAACAGCATTTTTGATCCAGTTCCTGTGTATCATTAAGAAAACCACAATCTGATCTTTTCAAGACTACTGTGTCAAAGGACTACCAAAAATACATAAGTAAGCTATTAAAATGATTATTCACAGACACAGCTGCTAAGAACAATAAGGAACTTATGAAGTGAAAGCCTCCTGCTGTCACCTGGTCTAACCCCATGATCTCAAAGAATACTATCTGTATACAAAGCAAAGGACAGCACTCTGAACTCTTTCCAAGTTCTCAGAAACAAAGTACAGCCACGTAACCTGATTTTTCTGAGCATTTGGGCTAGAGCTTTGTAAATGGCAGATCAAGGCTGACCACATGCACATTTTGTTCCTACATCACCACTCTATCATTCCTATACCTACAAGACACACACTAATTCTTACCAGCTTTGCAAACTCGGAGAGACACTGAAGAGTCTGTTAGTCACTGGCTGGCCCAAACGATCCAAGCACGACTAGCATATCCCTTCCTCCTAACTAAATCTCAGCAGAAAGTAACTAAAAGCAAAGATATAACAGCTAATACTAGAGCATGTCACAGCACAAGCATCCCAATGGCACAACCTAGAGACAGGAGATTATGCTCCACATAAGGCCATGATTTTTACTTTTGCTAGCTTAATTCCTACGAAAAAGGTATGTTAAAGGAAGCTGAGACTATCCTATTTTATAAATCACAACAAATACTTTGTCATTATTACTTATTTGCTGTAACACAATGGCTAGAAACACCTCCAATGTTTACCAATAAATACATCATATCAAATAATATTACTAGATTATACCCTCTAACAAATGATGGTtcaattaatcatagaatggtttaggttggaagggacctcaaggatcatccagttctaaccccctgccataggcagggacatctcccactagaacaggtcactcaaggcctcatccaacctggctttgaacacctccagggagagagcagccacaacctccctgggcaacctgtgccagtgtcttgccatcctcactgtaaagaaccctttcctaacacctagtttgattctcccctcttccagtttaaacccactaccccttgttttgtcattacaagaccttataaatagtccctcccctgtcttcctgtaggtccccttcagatactgggaagGCCGCTATAAGATCTCCttgaaagccttctcctctcctggccTAAGAGCCCCAATtgttgcagcctgtcctcatagcagaggtgctccagccctctgatcatcttcatggccctcctctggactcagtcTAACAGTTCaaagtccttcttgtgttggggggtcCAAAATTGTACACATCACTCCAGGTACTCTATCAAGAAATACAACATTCTGCTCACATATCTAGATAAACAAGAGCACAAAGAGTCAAATGAGCATAGGCATTGCTCCCTGCTCAAATGCAAAGACATTAACAGACTCTCTGAGTATCTGGCAAAAGTTGTTTGTGAGCATCACCAAGCTTTAATTTCTGAAATTCTTGAGACTGGAAATTCACCCTTCCTGGCACACCCAGAGCCTATGGGACACCTTCCTACAGACTGTCTGGACACAACACATCTCCTGCACAAGTAAAGACAGTGAGTCTGACTCACAGAGGCACAAGCGAGGAAAGAGACTCACACAGATACTGATACATATCCAGTAACACTTTTTCAAAGGCAAAATCCTCTAGGAAAATCAGATTGCATGGAGAGCTGAAGGTTACTAAAGAAGAATAAATCTTTGTCATCACGGAGATTTTCTCCAAGCCCCATACTTTAATAATGCAGCATAACTCACACTAAGTTCTTTGATGACAATACTCTAAAATATGTAAATAGTGCAGTTACTTTCAAAAATTAATATTCCATTCTCTTCTTGCCTCCCAAAAGCCCTGCAACTAAGGCACAGTTTTGGCCAATCTTATTTATTTGCTTGGATGCTTTCTGAGGCTCCTTCTGAATTCAACACCAGACACAAAACCAGATTTCTGCAGAAAGTACAGCCAAAGTCCAGATACCCCCTTCCTTCATTCTCACCTAAAAAATACATTCTTCAAGGTTAAAATAAAGTTGCATAATATTTGTCAACAATGCATGAACTCTAAGCATTTAAACGAAAAAGGATAAAGGTCAAATTAACGTGGCACAGCTTCCACTTTGTCCTCATTGTGTTTTTGGAATGCCCCAGTTTCACCTTTTGAGAAGATAACAGAGTGCAGAAGTGATTATACTCTCTGCTAAACTCAAGCCTTTATTTTGATTTAAGCAGAAGTCAAATGAGGTGCAAGAGGATAACtgaatttatttgttttttaacaACATCCACAAATAAATCAAGCACCTGCAAATGCACATCAGGCAACCCAATTAGTTTTAACTGGTGCAATAGCGGACAGCTGGATTCGACACTTTTAGTGGAACTGAAATTTCTGTAGTGCTACAAGTTTCTATGAATAAAGTGCATTCAAAATCTTGACAAGATAGGTGAATTAGTATTATCTTACTTCACTGTGAGGTTTAACCACTTAAAGAGAGAAGATTTCCACCCAAACTTTTTAACATTTTCCTCTTCATTCTCCTTTGTGGCTGAATGAGAAGGCTCTCTGTTTTCCATCAAAGCTTCGTACGTCTTTTGTGCTCGAACAATTTCTTTTTCTGCACTGAAGTGCATCATTTGTCTGCTCAGAAGAGGAACAACTAAATTGAAGCTGTCAACTCTTTTATTTAATTTCCTGATGTCCTCTATAAATTGCTCACAAATACGATTCCATTGCTTTTGCCTATGTGGTGTCATTGGCCCTCCAACTTTACTTCGAGATGCCACTATACTCTTTCTTAACTGCTCAATAGTTTCCCGTATTTCTTTCTGCATCAGGATCCACTCTGGCTGGTATCCATTGTCTATCAGGATCCTATTCAAGTTGTGAGTCATAGGGTCGATATAGGGAGAGTCTGAAAACTTCTGTAAAGGTTTTCCTTTGCCCCTGAGGTTGTCAAAGTCTCCTTTTGCCATTGACTCTTGGATGAGGTCCTCAACCAACCGTTCAACTGCCTGAGTTATTTTCATCTTTTTGCTCTCCCTCACATCTTTGGCCTTCATCAGGTCACTCCCAGCATACTGGCTTTCAAGTCTCTGCTTTCGGTACTCCAACACTTGCTCAGTAGCACGATCTACTCGAAACTGCATGTATTGCTTTTCTCTTTGGCTTGGTGTTCCAATACCAACGCCTTCAAAACTCAAGTAGTGTCTATGCTGTGGAGATTTTGTTTTGAAcagatcttcctcctcttcatcatTGTCGCCTGATTTCTCTTTGGTTGCCACATCATCGAGTACAACTCTGTATGCTTCTTCCACTTTAATAAACGCTGCGGCATCAGCTGTGGCAGCACTGCTGTCTGGATGGTACTTTTTGGCAAGACTTCGGTATGAGGTTCTGATATCATCAAGGGAACATCCTTCCTCAAGCTCAAGAATTTTGTAAGAGTCCTTGATGCTGCTTTTAGATTTGTAACTTGACAACATTCTGTTGCCGTAAATGTAGGGAAACAGCTTCAGGATTCTTGGAATCATTGCTTGACGTACCACTAAGTGATGCCCTGTGTTGTTAGTCAGCATAGCACAAAGCCACTTCATATTTCTTCAGATGCTGCTACATGATAAACAATGACCTATAAACACATTTTTATGAAAACTATGTTAAATGTGCTTCTTGAAAGAACTTATGTGATTTAAGTTATATCTTTAACTTGCTATTTAAAGAAATCCCTACAAAATTTCAGAACAGTATGcaatttttggggttttttttgttttgttttttctttcatagACTAAATTGAGCTCTGCATTTTTCCTTACTACTGAAGTAGTAGCACAATGTAAATGAAAGTTAATTAAAAATACAGTTTTCTCCTGGTATAGCAACAATGACATACATTTGGTTAGCACTGCAGAATTCCCAAAAAGCCTTTCTGCAAACTTGGTGCAATCTAAAAGGGAAATATGCTTTATGCTGAGCTGTAACTTCACCAAAACaaatctcttcctttttctcttaacACCAATGCTCGGTCATCAACCAAATTTTCTATTCATATATATCAGTGCCTTAAGATCATTCTCAAAGTATTTCTTTACAGTACCCATTTGGTATTTCACAGCAACAACTGAAGCAGCATTCAGATTATAGATCCATTTAGATTAACTCTTGtgtctcagcagggctctgacaTCGTAGTGGCCAATCTCCCTCGTTTGTGCCAGGTCAGGTCACAAATCTGAAACTGAGAACAGATCAATGGCAGACAGTATTTCATTATGTCACAGCTATCTGTGCTTCTGAATTATTTTGGGAAACAGCAAAAAGAACACCTGTAGCAAATGATAATGTAAGTAATTTGTCAAATAAAATCAAAGTAGGAAAATATAACACAAACCGCACACACAATTTATGCATCAGCTAATTCGTCTTCATTAATGAAAATCCTCAGGCAAATGCCACATACATAGTGCTAGAGATTTCCTTTGCAAGACCATCAGGGACTACAACGTATCCTTTGCTGACCTCCTTTCCAAACAAAAAACTAGGTTAAATCGAGGTGAAGTTTAACAAGTAAATAGTGTTCATACACTCTGCATGTAACAAACTGCTGTCCTCCACTAACTCATCTgataagagaaggaaaaagagctgCACTTAGGACTAGATAAAAGATTGGATCAATCCCAAATGTTTTCCAGTTGATTTTGATCCAAGTAATGTAATAGGCTTATGGTTATCATATAGGACTTCATCAATTTAAGTTTATGACACACATTAGCGCTATCTTTCCTTGTAGGTGACTAAGACGATAATATAGTTCCACGTGGTCATAAAAATACACATTACTAGTTAAAATATCAGTGACTATACTTTTAAAAATGCAACACCCTGATCAGAAGCACACTTTCTCTTCACTCTGTAGACTTGATTTTAATATATTTATGCTTTAAAAAACACATCAAGCTATTACGCTTGCCCTGCAGCACCAACAGGTGCCGGCTGAGAAGATTTTTATTCCCTGACCGTGTGAATTCAGGTCTCAGCTCTCCAGTGAGAATAGGTACAGGGAGACAAGACGGAGCTGTTCCTCCTCTCTCAAGGCCAAGGAGGGCTGCGGCATCTAACGGCGCGTCCCGCCCCCTTGCCGCCTAGGGTCTTGACAGCTCCGTTACAAGCCCCGTGCGTGGGCTCCAGCCGCCAAGCCCATGCCGGCTGTGCCGGTCTCCCATCGGAAGAAGTGAGCAGTTACATGCACACCTGGAGCCGAGCACTCGGCACCTCTCCACTCCCCAAGCTCTTACATAAGGCGGGAAAGGCCCCGCAGCGCGCAGGTTTCAGCCCGGAGCCTCGCTGCCTAGCGCCCGCCTCACCTGGTCCCCgctgctgccctcccttctCCGTCTCGCACAGCCACGCAGGTCCGAGGAGGTGCGGCAAGCGCGGGCGCGGACGGAGAGCGCCGGCAATAGATAAGAAACAGGACGGAGGACTGCTTTTACCCTTTGCTCAAGGACAGGCGCCCCTATCTTGAAGGCGGGAGGGGCAACCGAGAGGAAGCGCCTGTGTGGGCTGGAAGGGTGTCCCGCCCCCGGCCCGGCCGCGCACCAGCGGACAGAGTCCGCGGCCTGCCGCAGCCCAGCGCCTCCGCGCAGAGGCGGCCGCGGGCGCGGTGCCCGGCCGTGACAGGCGGGAGGCGCGCGGTGCCGCCGCGCCTGCGCAGTGCGGCgggaaggtgtgggggggaTTGGTGGGGCTCGGGCCTGTCTTACGAGGGCCCGGGCCGTTGCTGTTGAGATTGTGCGTCTTGTTCTTTTCTACATATATGTACTTATACAGGTAGACCATAGCTGCTTCTTAGCCCGCGTTCTGCTGGGTGAGTTCTGCCTTAGCAGTCCTGCTTCTTCACTGGCCTGTgaagcagcttcctctgcagtgTGCGCCCCCAGAAAGGCCAGGTCTTTGCCGTGGTTCTCAGCCTTGCCTGTAACAAGGATTTCAGGATTCTGCggctctgtgcagctgtgctgtgagcagagctaaGTTGGCATTCACGGCTCTCGCCCAGGCTGTGTCAGCCCTGTAGTGACCCAGAGTTCCTGGCCGCTGTTGCATTGCTGTCGGGCAGGTAGCAGCTGATGAGTTTTGCTATGGCCTCCGTGGGAGGCATCGGCTGGCTCACAGGGCATTCCCTTCAGGGGACTTCACGTAAAGAAACCCCAAGGCAAGAAATGCTTCTCGTCCTCAGCCAGGAAAGGAGGACCCAGATGCACAAATCACAGAGTAACACAAGTGCTTGCActagaaaagacttttaagatcatgcaaaacctgcctggattccTGTGTCACCTGCCCTAAGTGGCCCTGCTTCGTGGAGTTGCACtcgacctctggaggtcccttccaccccctagcattctgtgattctctcaacATTGAATCGAATTATTAGCCATTAACACTGATGAGTCCTTAagtaaaccatatccctaagcactgtATCTACACAacccttaaatacctccaggaatgggaacgccgccacctctctgggcaaggcCATTCTAATACCTGGTGaaattttcagtgaagaaattctttctaatAGCCAACCTAATCTTCCCTTGGccccttgaggccatttcctctcattctgtcacttgttagTTGTCTGATTGAACAGACCAACCTCTACAATCTCTCTACAACctgctttcaggcagttgtagagagcaatggtgTCTTCCCTAAGCCTCcatttcttcaggctaaacaatcccagttccctcagctgctcctcataagacttagTCTCTGGAACtatcaccaactttgttgcccttttctggacacgctcaagcatcttaaAGAACTTCTTGTgatgagtggcccaaaactgaacagagcaATCAAAAATGCAGCCTCACTACAGGGGTAAGAACTAACAGCCAAGCAGATGGAAGACAAGTAACTTCTTATCCTCCTGGACACTAGCATTTATTATTAAAACCAagcaagcaaagaaaagaaatcttGTGTTTTGTTACTAATGGTATTTGGTGAGGTATGACTGGGCATGCTGCCTATCCAGGCCAGTAAAATGGTGGCATTCAGAGCTGAAAGGAAACAATAACCACACAGAGCAATCTGTTTCATTTTACAGCTGCCAGTATTATATGtctgctcaggctgctcctcctgtTAAGACTTTGCCAGTATGCTGACCTGATGAATAAAAAGTAGTGACATATACCATTTCAGAGATATTTTATCTATTTCATTATCAGAGACATTTGTTCATTAGGTAACCGTTTTCTACTTTTTAACATTGTATTTCAAATAGCCTTTCTTTAAAAATCAGATTTTTATACTGGAAGTTACTGTGTGTATTGACTTTCTCTGCCACATAGTCTCTTTATcatctaagaaaaaaaaaatggtgaaaTAATTACAATACAAATTGGCTTGCTGGAATGAATGTAAGTTGAAATTATCTTTTTGTgactagaagaaaaaaatccagaaactgttgcaaaaaaaaagagagaaatgttATCATCTTATAGAAAACAagaattttctttccttttggtGATTTGCTATTCAGTCAGCATAAAAATTAGAACTCTGAGACTGCAAATCTAAAGAAGGCAATCTACAGATACTCAGTTAGTGATGCTTAAGACTGTTGTGGCAAACATGTCTGCTTAAACTGATATGTTTTAGTACAGCATCTGTTCAGCTACTTGTTTACTAACAAAGCCATCAATTCCATAGAGGTTTTAAACAAAGTTTGCAGATTTCCTTTAGCAGTGTGAAAGGATTGTTTTGTATTTCTAATAATAATTTTGGTTTTAGTAGGGAGTGGTAGTGCTGCATCATTCACCAGAGAATTTCAGATACTTCCGTGAAAGTATTTGCCTGTTGATAAGGATGGTTCTGGAACTGGTGGAGAATGAAACAACATATTATATGCATCATATCTCTAGCACTGCTTGCATTATATTTCTTCAAAAGGTAAAAAGGATAATTGAGAGCAGCTCAATTACGTTGTGTGCCAGACAGTACAATAACCTTTATAACTTTCATTTAGGCGTGTGTGTGCACAGGTTTTTATGTGTGTAGTGTGTCTGCTATGGGAAGctatgttttgttttcacaagTTGTCTTTAGGATTCTTTGCTTGTCAGAAGATATAAAATTGCTCTCAACATGCAAAATGAGCTACAATCTCAGCTTTTTGAAGTCACATTGTAgctggtgtgtgtttgtttctttgtgtttctcttgtttggttttgttttattccccccccccccccccccccccccggattTAATACTATTAACATTTTAGGACAGATTGATGTAGAGAAGTTGTTTTCATTGTTAGCCAAGGAAAAATAGAAGGAGGGGAATAGTCCATGCTGATGAAGTTTATGGGGAGGTCTGTTTTGGAGGGCGGGCAACTTTAAGAAGATCCTGTTGGGGATTCTCCTGTTATATGGGAGGATAAAAGGGAGCAAGGCAGCATGCAGGGCTGTCTGCTTCTTTCACTCTCTCACTCTAATCCTTGGCTTTAGGAAATCACAAATCATTAGACTTTGAAGCAGGAGCTGAAAGAAGAACTTGGATCTATCTGGAGGACTCCTCAGCCTTTAGTGGGGGCAAACAGCAGGATCTGACACGGTAAGGGAAGAAAATTCAAGTGAGACATCCCTTTGTACAGCTTTTCCTTTAGGACTAACTGTCTTGCCAGCTTTCTCTTCATCCAACACATTTTTTAGTTGGTTTGCAAAAACTGTCTTTAGCATACTCACTATGATGTGAAATTGAAacatgtccttttttttttttccagagggtATGACACTGCTTAGTTTCACCATTTTCCAAGTCAGATTCTTTGATTTATTCTGCCTTAGAAAGCTTCCATGAATTGTGAAATTATATTTAAGGGGGAAaataatttttcttttaaaaacactTTGCTTTTTATTAGTTAACAGTTGGACTGTAGTGCTTAATGAAGCTTTGTAGAGAGCGTGTTCATGTCTTTATTAGAGCAGATGTAACTCTTTGCTTTTGATTTCACATCAACTTCCTAGTGACTTCAGACTTAATTGTCAACCAGTAGCAAAAGGAAAGATAAGGTGCAAAATATTGGATAGTTACACAGTATGAAGACATAGAAAAGTTTTTGTCAAGGAAATCAGTATGGCAATTGATAGAGCATTAAATATATGCCTCGTGTTTATATGCCTAGAGCACAAGACCTAAAACTTAAAATTAGTTTCTTAGGTAATACGCAGTGATCTGTAGTCCCCAAGGACAGGCTACTTTAAGTACTTGCATTGTACTAGAACAATTTAATAATTATGAGAGTATATATAGTGAAGTTTTATTTTACTGATATTTGGCAAAGACATCTTAATACTGTCTCAGGAACTTCAAGCATGCTTATTGATGTATCACAGTTCTATCAATGTCTTTTTCTGAAATATTATACCTCAGCATCACCATTTaacttctctttgcttttggaAGTTATGTAATGAGCCTAAACCAGTGCTTATGATTTCTTGGGAAAAGACTGCTGACATGGGGCTTGCAAAGCTCTTGTTTTATAGTATCTTTAATTTATCATCTATTTCCTGGGTAAGGAATGGTTTCTGCCATTAGCATCTTCCTTAAAGGTCATACTCTGGGTGTTTATTCTTTCTGACATTTATTAACGGTCAGCACATAAAGAAAAa
Encoded here:
- the DNAJC28 gene encoding dnaJ homolog subfamily C member 28, whose protein sequence is MKWLCAMLTNNTGHHLVVRQAMIPRILKLFPYIYGNRMLSSYKSKSSIKDSYKILELEEGCSLDDIRTSYRSLAKKYHPDSSAATADAAAFIKVEEAYRVVLDDVATKEKSGDNDEEEEDLFKTKSPQHRHYLSFEGVGIGTPSQREKQYMQFRVDRATEQVLEYRKQRLESQYAGSDLMKAKDVRESKKMKITQAVERLVEDLIQESMAKGDFDNLRGKGKPLQKFSDSPYIDPMTHNLNRILIDNGYQPEWILMQKEIRETIEQLRKSIVASRSKVGGPMTPHRQKQWNRICEQFIEDIRKLNKRVDSFNLVVPLLSRQMMHFSAEKEIVRAQKTYEALMENREPSHSATKENEEENVKKFGWKSSLFKWLNLTVK